The Sphingomonas hankookensis sequence GGGCGACGGCCGGATCAACCGCGAATACCGCACCTCGCTGGCCGAGCTGAACTGGTGGTCGCTCCGCGCGCTCTGGGGGCTGGAGGCCGCCCTGCCCCACCTCTCCCCCGACACCGCGAAGCGCGCCCGCGCGGCCGCCGACCGACTGGTCGCGAACCTCGAGCGCGACCTGCCCGTTGCCGCCAACGGGACCGTCCGCGTCGCCAACCTGATCGTGCCCATCTGGCTGCCGCTGGAGTCCGGCGCCGATGCCGGATCGACCGCGCTGCTCGGCCTGCTCCCCCACTACACTCGTACCAAGGACCCGGCGACCCGCGCGCTGATCGGCCGGATCGGTGACGGTCTGGTCCAGATGCAGGCGGGCGACGCCAAGCGCTTCCCCCATGGCGTGCATCTCAGCTGGCGCAATCAGTGGCATGCCTGGGGCAATGTGCAGGCCTATGCGCTGCTGCGCGCCGGCAAGGCGCTGAACCGACCCGACTTCACCGAAAGCGCGCTTCGGGAGGTCGATCATTTCTACCCGTACCTGCTGCGTACCGGCATGCGGTCGTCCTTCACCGTGGCGCGGACGGACAAGGGATATGTAGCGCGCGACCAACAGCGTTTCCCGCAGATCGCCTATGGCCTCGCCCCGATGATCCTCGCCGCGACCGAAGCCCATCGCCAGACCGGCAAGGCGCGCTATCGCACCACCGCGACCGCGCTCGGCCGCTGGTTCACCGGCGTCAACGATGCCAACCGCCCGGTCTACGACCCCGCGACCGGGCGGACCTATGACGGCATCGTCGCCGCGGGGCAGATCAACCCCAATTCCGGCGCGGAATCGACCATCGAGGGGCTGTTTGCGCTCACCGTCCTGTCGGGCACGCCGCTGCCATGACCACCCGGCGCGATGCCCTGCTGATGACGCTCGGCGGTGCGGCGCTGCTCACCGGCTGCGGAGGACGCAAGGCGGAGAAGCGCACCGACCGCATCCTGTTATGGATCGCGCCCAATGCGGCGGAGGAGAGCTTCTGGAAGATCGCCGTCGCGCGCTGGAATGCTGAGCGCCTCGGCCTGCCGGTCGACTTCACCACCATTCCCACCGCCGGCAATTCGGAGGATACCGTGCTGTCGGCACTGGTCGCCGGCACCGAACCCGATCTGTGCACCAACGTCTTTTCGGGCTTTGCGGTGCAGCTCGCCGCGCTCGGGCAGGTCGTCGATCTCGCGACGATGCCGGGCTATGATGCGCTGGTCGAGCGGCGGCACATGGCCACGATCATGGCCGGGTGGACGCAGGGGCGACAGGTGCCCGCGCTGCCGATCTATTCCAGCCCGACGCTGTTGTGGTGGCGCGCCGACCTGCTCGACCAGCATGGGCTGGGCGAACCGCCGAAAACCTATGCCGACGTCTATCGCTTCTGCGAAGCCTATGCCGTGCGCCAGTCGCGCTACGGGATGCAGGTGATCGCCGGGCGCGCGTGGCAGGATCGCTGGTTCGATTATATCTCCTATTATTACGCCGCCAGCGGGGGGCAGCCCTATCTGGCGGGCAACCATGCGCTCTATGACAATGCGTCCGGTCTTCAGGCGGCGGGCTTCATTGACCGCATGTACCGGCAGGGCTGGACCGCGCTCGACTTCGATGCCGAGGAGCCGCTGGTGTCCGGCCTCGCCGCCGGCGCGGTGCGGGGCCCGTGGGATGTCGAGCGGTTCGCCAACATCTATCCCGAGACGCTGGAGCGGATCGCGGTCGGGCCGATGATCGCCCCGGCGGTCGGCCCCCTGCCAGCCTCGACCTTTTCCGACAGCAAGGGTGCGGTGATCTTTCGCAGCAGCCGGGTGCAGCGCGAGGCCTTCGCCTTCCTGTCCTGGGCGCTGGGCGAGGAGGCGCTGAACCTGTTGTGGTTGCAGCGCACCGGCCTGTCCCCGGCACGCGACGACCTGCTGACCAACCCCGCCTTTGCCGGTTATTATCGCGGCAACGCCATCGCCCGCGCCTATGCCGCCAATGTCGCGACCGCGCGGCCGCCGGCGCTGTCCGAACATACCATCGATATCCAGAAGATCATGAGCGCGCGCCTGGTCGAACCGCTGATGCTGGGCAGCGCCCGCCCCGCCGCTGCCCTTGCCGATGCCGTCGCGCGGACCGACCGAATGCTGGAGGTGCAGGCATGAGGACAGGCGAACCCGTGTCGCGCGCGGCGGGAGCTTTGCGGAAGTCCCGACCACAGCCGCGTACCGTACCCCCGCGCAGGCGGGGGTCCAGGGCACCGGTCGTAAGCCTTTATTTTGCTTGGCTCTGGACCCCCGCCTGCGCGGGGGTACGGCAAGTGCGCGGCGAAGCGGCCGACCTTCATCAAGGTTTCCCAACGGTCGGGACAGGAGGTGCCTCTTGTTGAGAAAGCTCCCGTCAACGAAGCAACGCGCGCCATGGTCGCGCGAGGCCGTCATCGGGCTGTCGCTGGCCGGTGCCTATCTGCTCTTCACCGCTGTCTTCTGGGCCTATCCGTTCTTCTGGCTGGCCAAGCTGTCGGTGACGCAGTGGCGCTTCTTCGACGAACCCGTGTTCACGGGGGCACGCAACCTGCTGATGACGCTGCAGGACCCGCAATTCCTGCAATCGCTGTGGAATGTGGTGCGGTTCCTCGGCTTCTATCTGCCAATCGCGTTCGGCGGCGCGCTGGTCGTCGCGTTCGGGTTGCGGCATGTCGGGCGCGGCAAGGGGTTCGTGGCGCTCTGCTTCCTGCTGTCGAACGTGTCGTCGGGCGTCGCGCTGTCTTT is a genomic window containing:
- a CDS encoding ABC transporter substrate-binding protein, which translates into the protein MTTRRDALLMTLGGAALLTGCGGRKAEKRTDRILLWIAPNAAEESFWKIAVARWNAERLGLPVDFTTIPTAGNSEDTVLSALVAGTEPDLCTNVFSGFAVQLAALGQVVDLATMPGYDALVERRHMATIMAGWTQGRQVPALPIYSSPTLLWWRADLLDQHGLGEPPKTYADVYRFCEAYAVRQSRYGMQVIAGRAWQDRWFDYISYYYAASGGQPYLAGNHALYDNASGLQAAGFIDRMYRQGWTALDFDAEEPLVSGLAAGAVRGPWDVERFANIYPETLERIAVGPMIAPAVGPLPASTFSDSKGAVIFRSSRVQREAFAFLSWALGEEALNLLWLQRTGLSPARDDLLTNPAFAGYYRGNAIARAYAANVATARPPALSEHTIDIQKIMSARLVEPLMLGSARPAAALADAVARTDRMLEVQA